Proteins from a genomic interval of Sphingobacterium lactis:
- a CDS encoding SAM-dependent methyltransferase produces MAKGILYLLPVPLAEQAERKSYSLLHYELINTIKEYIVENEKTARRFLKEAGLKTPQSELIIHDYGKHIRDKVDYSILFKNLEAGKDVGLMSEAGCPGIADPGADVVAEAHRRGIKVVPLVGPSSILLSLMASGFNGQNFSFKGYLPIDKSARNKAIKDLEGQSLREKCTQIFIETPFRNNQLLAELLKTCKPNTRLCVACNITAADEQIISTTISKWKGLTYDFHKKPCIFLIYAS; encoded by the coding sequence ATGGCAAAAGGAATCCTATATCTCTTACCGGTACCCTTGGCGGAACAGGCCGAAAGGAAGTCGTACAGTCTGCTGCATTACGAGCTGATCAATACGATCAAGGAATATATCGTAGAAAACGAAAAGACCGCAAGGAGGTTCTTGAAGGAAGCGGGACTGAAAACTCCGCAAAGTGAATTGATCATCCATGATTATGGAAAGCATATTCGCGATAAGGTAGATTATTCTATCCTCTTTAAAAATCTTGAAGCTGGGAAGGATGTGGGATTGATGTCGGAAGCGGGTTGCCCAGGGATTGCCGATCCGGGTGCGGATGTTGTTGCTGAGGCACATAGGCGTGGAATTAAGGTTGTGCCACTGGTCGGGCCGAGTTCTATTTTGCTCAGTCTGATGGCCTCCGGATTTAATGGACAGAATTTTAGCTTTAAAGGATATCTTCCAATTGATAAGTCCGCCCGCAATAAAGCCATCAAGGACTTGGAAGGGCAGAGCCTACGGGAGAAATGTACACAGATATTCATTGAAACACCCTTTAGGAACAACCAGCTTTTGGCTGAATTATTGAAGACCTGTAAACCGAATACCCGATTGTGCGTTGCCTGCAATATTACGGCAGCAGACGAACAGATTATCAGTACCACAATTTCGAAATGGAAGGGATTGACCTACGACTTTCATAAGAAACCGTGTATATTTTTAATTTATGCGTCTTAA
- the apaG gene encoding Co2+/Mg2+ efflux protein ApaG: MTTQTTSGVKISVESTYQAEYSNPENEHYMFAYRISIENLSGYTVQLLRRHWNIFDSIGMNKQVDGEGVVGEQPVLEPGEVHQYVSGCNLKSDMGFMEGYYEMVREMDNSIFHVHIPRFNLMASYRLN, from the coding sequence ATGACAACACAGACAACCTCGGGCGTAAAGATTTCGGTAGAATCCACCTATCAAGCGGAATATTCCAATCCGGAAAACGAACACTATATGTTCGCCTATAGGATATCGATAGAGAACCTTAGCGGCTATACCGTTCAATTGTTGCGTAGGCATTGGAATATCTTTGACTCCATTGGCATGAACAAACAGGTTGATGGAGAGGGTGTTGTTGGGGAACAGCCGGTGCTGGAACCGGGAGAAGTACATCAGTATGTATCGGGCTGCAACCTGAAGAGCGATATGGGTTTTATGGAAGGCTATTATGAAATGGTCCGCGAAATGGACAATTCCATCTTCCACGTACATATCCCCCGCTTTAACCTCATGGCGAGTTACCGATTGAACTAA
- a CDS encoding ABC-F family ATP-binding cassette domain-containing protein: MSILSTEQVSHSFNDRWLFSDLHFGLLKGDRVALVGINGTGKSTLLKILAEIVEPTKGRVVKEKGLRIGYLHQDPDFSDLKTINDFIYSADNEQQQLIKEYEQLIENQDVTSKKFLEVTEKLTALNAWEYENNIKTILSRFQITNFEQRIESLSGGQKKRLALAKLLIDEPDIYILDEPTNHLDIETIEWLEKLLTTGSKTVLLVSHDRYFLDNICTEIRELDKGQVYTYKGNYAFFLEKKAEREANEILAADKARNLWRKELEWMRRQPQARGTKAKARIESFYDLEEKSKGPRKKDQVELSVQVARQGNKILELEGAGFSVPGKTILSPFTYTFKKGDRIGLAGKNGSGKTTFLNLITGNIQATTGKVDVGETTKYGYYRQEGLQFQTDERVLDIVKNVADYIEMKNGEVITASQLLTKFLFPPEKQFGFVNKLSGGEKKRLQLMRVLMANPNFLILDEPSNDLDIDTLNILEEFLENYPGVLILVSHDRYLLDKLTDQLFIFPGNGEVVIYNGNYADYKLEQEALIKKPEKKVEREKPVETKKKLSFKEQKEFETLEQEIETLEQTIGSKTEELSGTTDHVELQRIANEIEDIKNTLDEKTARWMELAEFI, translated from the coding sequence GTGAGTATATTAAGCACAGAACAGGTAAGTCATTCCTTCAATGACAGGTGGCTATTTTCAGATTTACATTTCGGATTACTAAAAGGAGACCGAGTGGCCTTGGTCGGGATCAATGGTACGGGGAAGTCTACCCTACTGAAGATCTTGGCGGAAATCGTTGAACCTACTAAGGGTCGCGTCGTCAAGGAAAAAGGCTTGCGCATCGGTTACTTGCACCAGGATCCGGATTTTTCTGATCTGAAGACCATCAATGATTTCATCTACAGTGCTGATAACGAACAGCAACAATTAATTAAGGAATACGAACAATTAATTGAAAATCAAGATGTTACATCAAAAAAATTTCTAGAAGTTACGGAAAAGCTCACTGCTTTGAATGCGTGGGAATATGAAAATAACATCAAGACTATCCTAAGCAGGTTCCAGATCACCAACTTTGAGCAGCGTATCGAATCATTGAGCGGTGGACAGAAGAAGCGACTGGCTCTGGCCAAGCTCCTGATCGATGAGCCCGATATCTATATCCTGGATGAGCCGACCAACCACTTGGATATCGAAACGATTGAATGGTTGGAAAAGCTCCTGACAACGGGAAGTAAGACCGTTCTCTTGGTATCGCACGACCGCTATTTTCTGGACAATATCTGTACGGAAATCCGTGAGCTCGACAAGGGCCAGGTCTATACCTATAAGGGTAACTACGCCTTCTTCTTGGAAAAGAAAGCAGAGCGCGAGGCAAACGAAATCCTTGCAGCGGATAAGGCCCGGAACCTGTGGCGCAAGGAACTTGAATGGATGCGTCGGCAACCTCAGGCCCGCGGTACGAAAGCGAAGGCTCGTATCGAATCCTTCTATGACTTGGAGGAGAAATCCAAGGGTCCACGCAAAAAGGACCAGGTAGAACTGAGTGTGCAAGTCGCACGTCAGGGCAACAAAATATTGGAGTTGGAAGGCGCTGGATTTTCGGTTCCCGGAAAGACAATCCTCTCCCCTTTCACCTATACGTTCAAGAAGGGCGACCGCATAGGTTTGGCCGGGAAGAACGGTAGCGGGAAGACCACCTTCCTGAACCTGATCACTGGAAATATCCAGGCCACTACGGGCAAGGTCGACGTTGGTGAAACAACCAAATATGGGTACTATCGCCAAGAAGGTTTGCAGTTCCAAACCGACGAGCGCGTATTGGATATCGTCAAGAATGTTGCTGACTATATCGAAATGAAGAACGGCGAGGTCATCACGGCTTCCCAACTGCTGACCAAATTCCTCTTCCCTCCGGAGAAGCAATTTGGATTTGTGAACAAGTTGAGCGGTGGTGAAAAGAAGCGTCTTCAGCTGATGCGCGTGTTAATGGCAAACCCCAACTTCCTGATCCTCGATGAGCCGTCCAATGATCTGGACATCGACACCCTGAATATTCTGGAAGAGTTCCTGGAGAATTACCCTGGGGTACTGATCCTTGTATCGCACGACCGTTACCTCTTGGACAAGTTGACCGATCAACTTTTCATTTTCCCGGGGAACGGCGAAGTCGTGATCTATAATGGAAACTATGCCGATTACAAACTCGAGCAGGAGGCGCTGATCAAAAAACCAGAAAAGAAAGTAGAACGGGAGAAGCCAGTCGAAACCAAAAAGAAACTGAGCTTCAAAGAGCAGAAAGAATTCGAGACTTTGGAACAGGAAATCGAAACGCTGGAGCAGACGATCGGCAGCAAGACCGAAGAACTATCGGGCACCACGGATCATGTGGAGCTGCAACGGATCGCGAACGAGATCGAAGATATTAAGAACACGCTGGATGAAAAGACAGCGCGTTGGATGGAATTAGCAGAATTTATTTAA
- the mnmG gene encoding tRNA uridine-5-carboxymethylaminomethyl(34) synthesis enzyme MnmG, which produces MFNKYNVIVVGAGHAGCEAAAAAANLGSSVLLITMNMGVIAQMSCNPAIGGVAKGQIVREIDAMGGYTGIIADKSTIQFRMLNRSKGPAMWSPRTQNDRMRFAEEWRWQLESIPNLDMWQDTVKEVIVENGRAKGVVTSMGIRIEADAVVLTNGTFLNGVIHVGEKKFGGGRTGEKAATGLTEQLVSLGFESGRMKTGTPPRVDGRSLNYAAMEEQWGDEQRGRFSYTDVEIPTEQRCCWITYTNDKVHEILKTGFEKSPMFTGRIKGLGPRYCPSIEDKINRFAERERHQIFVEPEGFRTVEIYVNGFSTSLPEDVQLKALQLIPGFENAKMYRPGYAIEYDYFPPMQLDLTLETLAVKHLFFAGQINGTTGYEEAGAQGFIAGINAHQRINDEHELILKRSESYIGVLIDDLVTKGTDEPYRMFTSRAEHRLLLRQDNADIRLTPIAHKLGLVSDERLDKVKAKIQNSDAIVDHMKATSIGMAEINPILEEKGSSAIVQKTRLINILSRPQIAIEDIAKADPEFSEYLNTFDEDTIEQAEIKVKYESYFEKEMEIVNKMKKMEDKEINPEFDYNSLTSLSIEARQKLLKVKPRTLGQASRISGVSPADISVLMVHMS; this is translated from the coding sequence ATGTTCAATAAGTATAATGTAATAGTAGTGGGTGCCGGTCATGCCGGATGTGAAGCGGCAGCGGCAGCAGCAAACCTGGGTTCATCGGTTCTTTTGATCACCATGAATATGGGGGTCATCGCACAGATGAGCTGTAACCCGGCCATCGGCGGTGTAGCGAAAGGACAGATCGTTCGCGAGATCGATGCCATGGGTGGATACACCGGTATCATCGCTGATAAGTCCACCATACAGTTCCGCATGCTCAACCGTTCCAAAGGTCCGGCCATGTGGAGCCCACGTACACAAAACGACCGCATGCGTTTCGCCGAGGAATGGCGCTGGCAACTGGAGTCCATACCTAACTTGGATATGTGGCAAGATACGGTCAAAGAAGTAATCGTCGAGAACGGAAGAGCCAAAGGTGTGGTAACCTCAATGGGTATCCGCATAGAAGCAGACGCTGTGGTCCTGACGAACGGTACGTTCCTTAATGGTGTGATCCATGTCGGCGAAAAGAAATTCGGTGGAGGTCGTACAGGAGAGAAAGCAGCAACCGGACTTACCGAGCAATTGGTATCCTTGGGTTTTGAATCCGGAAGAATGAAAACCGGAACCCCTCCCCGGGTGGATGGACGGAGCTTGAATTACGCGGCCATGGAAGAACAGTGGGGCGACGAACAACGCGGAAGATTCTCCTATACCGACGTGGAAATTCCAACAGAACAACGCTGTTGCTGGATCACCTATACAAACGATAAAGTACATGAAATTTTAAAAACGGGATTTGAAAAATCTCCGATGTTCACCGGTCGAATCAAAGGATTGGGACCTCGGTATTGTCCTTCTATTGAAGATAAGATCAATCGCTTCGCCGAACGCGAACGCCATCAGATCTTCGTAGAACCAGAAGGATTCCGCACTGTGGAAATTTATGTGAATGGATTCTCCACTTCCCTACCGGAAGATGTACAGTTGAAAGCACTGCAGCTGATACCAGGATTTGAAAATGCCAAAATGTACAGACCGGGATATGCCATCGAATACGATTATTTTCCGCCGATGCAATTGGACCTTACACTCGAAACCCTGGCCGTGAAACACCTTTTCTTTGCCGGACAGATCAACGGAACAACAGGATATGAGGAAGCCGGTGCGCAGGGATTCATCGCAGGTATCAACGCCCACCAACGTATCAATGATGAACATGAGTTGATCCTTAAAAGATCCGAATCGTATATCGGTGTCCTTATCGATGACCTCGTAACGAAAGGTACGGATGAACCATACCGTATGTTCACCTCCCGGGCAGAACACCGGTTACTATTGCGCCAGGATAATGCAGATATCCGCCTCACCCCTATCGCACATAAATTAGGATTGGTTTCCGACGAGCGCTTGGATAAGGTCAAGGCCAAAATTCAAAATTCAGATGCCATTGTCGACCACATGAAAGCTACGTCTATCGGTATGGCAGAGATCAATCCGATCTTGGAAGAAAAAGGCTCAAGCGCAATCGTACAGAAAACTAGATTGATCAATATCCTGAGCAGACCTCAGATTGCAATCGAAGACATCGCGAAAGCCGATCCTGAATTCTCGGAATACCTAAACACCTTCGACGAGGACACCATCGAACAGGCAGAGATCAAAGTGAAGTATGAAAGCTACTTTGAAAAGGAAATGGAGATCGTGAATAAAATGAAGAAAATGGAGGATAAAGAAATCAATCCAGAATTTGATTATAATTCACTAACTTCACTCTCCATTGAGGCACGTCAGAAACTATTGAAGGTGAAACCGAGGACGCTGGGACAAGCATCCCGAATTTCAGGTGTTTCACCAGCCGATATTTCGGTTTTAATGGTACATATGAGTTAA
- a CDS encoding Ig-like domain-containing domain produces the protein MQKPTGGPKDSIPPKLLQVTPANLSKNFKEKTITMTFDEYIKTVNPGKEFSISPDVETQPIYKVKKKNFIIELPDSLEANTTYTINFGKGLVDYNEGNPFINYNYVFATGDELDSLSIAGKVMNGYTKEFDLEKDKEVIAILIPTSRDTIFGKRKASYYTTVDSSGNFKFNNLREDTYRVYALKDINNDKIYNGNDEWIGFLNDSLVLNANISGLHLEYTKGKPQIFRNLEKKVEKDGAVLLTFNRPLEEPDLRIIDPQNLEANKLVKYSPTLDTAKMYLENLEFDSLKIEVAEYNEPVDTILIRRARNIKVDRTIEPKLNIGNKVDRIKHIELTSSYPIASVDKNKIQILEDSVSRRNFQLQQDSLNREMYHIRFNWKPKRNYELVLQEGAILGPFDETNKESKTQFTLNETENYGDIILTFTGLDSANNYIVELIDEKKEKIFDVRTVGPDNKLSYIKFPGGKYTLRIIEDANKNGKWDAGDVFTRRQAERIWYLDRTFTIRANWEQNETIDVKME, from the coding sequence ATGCAGAAGCCAACAGGGGGACCCAAAGATTCCATACCACCAAAACTTTTGCAGGTAACTCCGGCGAACCTGAGCAAAAATTTCAAGGAGAAAACAATTACCATGACTTTTGATGAATATATCAAAACTGTCAATCCGGGTAAAGAATTCAGTATCTCTCCTGATGTGGAAACACAACCGATCTATAAAGTGAAGAAAAAGAACTTTATTATCGAGCTACCGGATTCTTTGGAAGCCAACACAACCTATACCATAAACTTTGGAAAAGGTTTGGTGGATTACAACGAAGGTAATCCATTTATCAATTACAACTACGTATTTGCCACAGGTGACGAATTGGATTCCTTGAGTATTGCTGGAAAGGTCATGAACGGATATACCAAAGAATTCGATCTGGAAAAGGATAAGGAGGTAATCGCAATCCTGATCCCAACCAGCCGCGATACCATATTCGGAAAACGGAAAGCATCATACTATACGACCGTGGATTCATCCGGTAATTTCAAATTCAATAATCTTCGCGAAGATACCTACCGTGTATATGCCCTGAAGGATATCAACAACGATAAAATATACAATGGTAACGATGAATGGATCGGCTTCCTGAACGATAGCTTAGTCCTAAATGCCAATATATCCGGTTTACATCTGGAATATACAAAAGGTAAACCACAGATATTCAGAAATTTAGAGAAGAAGGTAGAAAAAGATGGGGCAGTCCTATTGACCTTTAATAGGCCGTTGGAGGAACCTGACCTACGCATTATTGACCCGCAGAACCTCGAGGCCAATAAATTGGTGAAATATTCACCAACCTTGGATACAGCAAAAATGTACCTGGAAAATCTGGAGTTCGATTCACTTAAGATTGAAGTAGCCGAATATAACGAACCTGTAGATACGATATTGATCCGTAGAGCACGCAATATTAAAGTCGACAGAACGATCGAACCGAAGTTGAACATCGGTAATAAAGTGGACCGGATCAAACATATCGAACTGACTTCCTCCTACCCTATCGCTTCGGTGGACAAGAATAAGATCCAGATCCTGGAAGATTCCGTATCCCGACGCAATTTCCAGTTGCAGCAAGACTCCCTGAATAGAGAAATGTACCATATCCGCTTCAATTGGAAACCGAAACGGAATTACGAACTTGTCCTTCAGGAAGGAGCAATCCTAGGTCCATTCGATGAAACCAATAAGGAGAGCAAAACACAGTTTACCCTGAACGAAACAGAAAACTATGGCGATATCATTCTGACATTCACAGGATTGGATAGTGCCAATAATTATATTGTCGAACTGATTGATGAGAAAAAGGAAAAAATATTCGATGTACGCACGGTAGGACCTGATAATAAACTTTCCTACATCAAATTTCCGGGAGGAAAATATACCTTGCGGATCATCGAAGATGCGAACAAGAATGGCAAATGGGATGCTGGAGATGTATTTACCCGGAGGCAGGCCGAAAGAATCTGGTATCTGGACAGAACCTTCACCATTCGGGCCAATTGGGAACAGAACGAAACCATTGATGTCAAAATGGAATAG
- a CDS encoding gamma carbonic anhydrase family protein codes for MPTILPVKDKVPQIGNDCFIAPNSTLVGDVELGNHCSVWFNAVIRGDVNYIKIGNYSNIQDNVTIHGTFEKNGTDVGNYVNIGHNAIVHGCRIDDYALIGMGAIVMDRAHIQSNVIIAAGAVVLENTVCESGFLYAGVPAKKIKPLTAEQLQLLKKLPHNYVLYSSWFME; via the coding sequence ATGCCAACGATATTGCCCGTAAAGGATAAAGTCCCTCAAATTGGAAACGATTGCTTTATAGCGCCTAATTCTACCCTTGTTGGGGATGTAGAACTTGGAAATCATTGTTCTGTGTGGTTCAATGCTGTAATCCGCGGCGATGTGAATTACATTAAAATCGGTAATTATTCCAATATCCAGGATAATGTGACCATTCACGGGACGTTTGAGAAGAACGGAACAGATGTTGGTAACTATGTTAATATCGGTCATAATGCCATTGTACATGGTTGTAGGATAGATGATTACGCGTTGATAGGTATGGGTGCCATCGTGATGGACAGGGCGCATATCCAATCGAATGTGATTATTGCCGCTGGTGCCGTTGTTCTGGAAAATACAGTCTGTGAATCTGGTTTCCTATATGCGGGAGTACCGGCTAAAAAAATAAAGCCGCTCACAGCGGAGCAGCTTCAATTATTAAAGAAATTACCGCACAATTATGTGCTTTATAGTTCTTGGTTCATGGAATAG